The following DNA comes from Candidatus Nitrosotalea okcheonensis.
TTAGGATACGGCTTTGGGTTTTATGATAGGTATCTACAAGGTAAAAAAATAAAGAAAATTGGTTTGACATATTCAAAACATGTACTAAAGTCATTTCCCCACGATGACCATGATGTAAAAATGGATTGTGTTGTAACAGAAGATTCAGTCATTCACATCAAGTAAAAAGGAAAAGCCATAGCCCTTGAGGAATTTTATGTTGTAATGATTATGCTGCCCCTTTTGAGCCATGGAATCATTTTACAATTATCTGACCCTGTATCCATGGGTGAATGATACAAAAGTAATCGTATGTTCCTGTATTTGTAAAAGTGAATTTGAATGTCTGTTCTGGCTCTATGACCTTACTGTCAAATATTGTACCTGCGACATCTCCAGTTGGTATGCCACTTGTTACTGTATGTCTTAGCGAGTCCTTATTTGTCCATGTCACAGTATCACCTCTTGAAATGATCAACGGGTTTGGATAGTAACAACTCTTGGTGCTTACACAATCGGGATGAGTACTAGATCCTGAGCCGTGAGTTATATCCACTGAAGTATTTGCAATACGATATACTTCAAAAAATGTTAAAAATGCGATTCCGATTATAACTGCAATTATTGGAATTATGAAAGATGATCTTTTCATGGTGTAACTATTCCGGTACTGATCTTAAACTCTTTCCAACAAATCATAACCTACGCTATGTCCTGATTGCGTCATGTTTTTAGGTACAAACGGGGGGCTTTCCCTTTTTATCCACATCAAGTAAAAGTACAGTCTTAGAAATTTGCACTATCATTGCTTGTTTATCTTTGAGCCACAATTTACCTTTATTTTTGAGTAAAGTAGAAACAATTCCATTTCATGTGAGGGATTGACTCCATGCTAGGCTGAAGACAATGTAAAATGTGTTGTGGTACATTGCTCGGCACAGGTAAAGGAATCACGTAAAATACAATACCTGTTCCAATTATTGCCAAAATTATGGATAGTATGATAACTGATTTTCTCATTACATAATTACGTCAGTATCAATCTTAAGATCTTTCCACCAATCCATCTGATTTCATGTGCGGCATATTGAATTATGTGAATCTTGGACTTGTTTTTTCATTTATGCCATGTAAGACCTTTTTTGCCAATATCCGTTCTACAGTATTTTGAGGGCCAATTTATTTTCCCCACCCGCAAGTACGCATTTGCGATTGCGTCCCCCAATGTCTCTCCAACTGCAGTCACCCCAAGCACTCTTCCACCACTTGTCAAAATTCTTCCATTCTCATTTCTTGTTCCAGAGTGAAAGACCTGTGAGTTAGGAGTCAAATCGTCAAGACCCAATATTTCCTCACCCGTAGGATACGATTCAGGATATCCTTTGGATGCAAGTATAACACATACTGCACTCTGTTTTTTCCATGACATCTGAGGTAAAGAAGACAGAGTACCATCTATGCTTGCCTGCACATATTCGAACAGGTCCGAGTCCATGCGCATCATTATTGATTGGCATTCCGGATCGCCCATTCTTGCGTTAAACTCCAAGACATAAGACTTGCCATCTTTTAGCATTATTCCGGCATACAAAAATCCCTTGAACACAATGCCTTCCTTTTTCATCGATGTGATTGTTTTTTCAATGACATTTTTTTGAATTTCATTTGCAGTGAAATCATCAATCACAGGAGTTGGAGAATATGTCCCCATCCCACCAGTATTTGGTCCCTTGTCATCGTCATAGATTCTCTTATGATCCTGACTTGTAGCCATAGAATATGCAATGTTCCCATCAGAGAGTGCAATAAAAGAGGCCTCAACCCCATCTATCCTCTCCTCCAAGATAATTTTCAAGCCCGCATTACCAAAACTTTTGTGTACAAGCATCTTGTTTATTGCATCAACTGCTTCAGAAGAACTGTTACATACAATCACGCCTTTTCCAGCAGCAAGACCATCGGCTTTTACCACCAAGCGAAAGTCAACAGACTTTGCAAAATCTATTGCTTTATTCGGATCATCAAAGACTTCAAATCTTGCGGTAAGAATGCCATTTCTCTGCATGAAGTTTTTTGCCCAGATCTTGCTGGATTCCAATTGTGCTGCATTCTTCGTAGGACCAAATATTCCAAGTCCTTTTTTTGTAAACTCATCGACTATGCCATTTGACAGCGGAATTTCAGGACCCACCACTGTTATGCAGTCATTCTCTTTTGCAAACTTGGCAAGACCCTCAATATCATCAGAAGAAATACATACATTGTTTGTAGTGCCTCCATTTCCAGGTGCAAAGTAAACGTTATCGACTTTTGAACTCTGCGCAAGCTTCCAACCTATAGCATGCTCGCGTCCACCGGAGCCCACAATCAAAATGTTGACCAATGCTTTCGGCTTGAATCATGAGGTATATAATCCAAGATTGGTTTTAGAAATATTCATTAAAGCATCAGATGGATGTACTTTATTGACTCAAGTAGATACAGCAAAATCAGTCTACCTTTTCACACATGGTAGAAGTGACTTGGAGACAGCTGCAACAGATGCACTTGTTGCAAACGGTTTTACAAAAGAAAAGATAATTTCTGCAAAAGCAGACGCAGTGGGAAATGTAGGTGACTACATGGCAATGCTCTGGATGCCACCGACTCCTAATCAAATAAAGATCCAAAAAATAACCAAAGTGGAACAAGTCAAAGCAGAAGGCATGATTGGACTCTGGAAAGGCGTTTCAAAGGAAGACCTTTTCACAATACCTCTAAAATAACCCATAAATTATTTTCATACTAGCACATTTATTTTAATCATATTTTCATCCAGAGATATTTTTTGGCATCATAGCATATCTTGTATAAGTGCAGATATGAAACTATCAAACTCAGAGTCTTGAAATATTATTGTCTCAATTTTATCTTGTTTTATTGCAGTTTGAACTGCTTGTAAGTGATAACATTGCCGTCCTTTTTCCATTGCGTTATAGTAATAGTCTTCACATGAGCAGTATCCCAGATCCGAATCAAGCCAATGCTCGTTTTCTTTTCCAACCACAGTCCAGATTTTTCTGCCGCTTGGCTCAAACAGGTGCAACTTTACACCATTTGTAGATACGATTGACTCTACATCCCCTGATTCTTTTTTCACAAGAATTTAATTGAAAAAAGACAGGTATATCTTTGATGGTAAAGACAAGAATTATTCCTTCACAGCCAGCATTAATTTTAGAAGACATACAACGATTTCTTGTTGTTACCGACTTGCATATTGGATTTGAGATTGGCATGATCTCAAATGACATAAACGTTAGGCCAGAAGAAATTGTTGAAGAAATCCACCTAACTCTTAACTCCTTGATAAAATCTGAAAAACTTGACAATCTCATCATACTTGGCGATATCAAGTCAGGCATAGATTCCATCTCAAAGATAGAATGGCAGACAGTGCCAATGTTTTTTGAGATTGGAAAAAAAATCAACACGCTAGTGGTTCCAGGAAACCATGATGGAAACTTGGCTCATTTGATTCCAGATTATATTACCATGACCGGCCCATCAGGTCTAGTCATAGGAGATACCCTATTGACACACGGTCATGTGATGCCATCTGAAAATTTTTCGCATGTAGACAAAATAATCATGGGCCATCTTCATCCAGTGTATTTTCAAGAAGGTTCTGTACTAGATGGACAAAGATTATGGGTGTCAATCAAGACCAGAAAACAGAATATTTTTCCATCTAGTAAGGGTGAAATTGAGATAATAATAATGCCATCCTTTAACAAATATTTTTATGCAACACACAAGCACTATCATAAAAAATCAATCTCGCCTATACTTGCAAGAATAAAGGAAGACTATTCTGCAAAGATTGTAACACTTGACGGTTCAATAATTGGAGACGAGTCAATACTCAAAAACATAGTTTGATTTTTGAAAAACTAGTCCACTTTCTCGTATGGTTCTAATGGTTTTTTTGTAGTGTCGTTATGTCGTAACCATTCCAAGGTCTTGGCAAAGGAATCAGCAAGCTCTGTTGTTATCAGTACAGGTATTCCAAGCTCGACAGCTTTTCTTCGTATTTGATATTCATCATAAAGCATGCCAACATATTTTTCAAGTGTTGATGTACTTGGTACATTTATTATGAAATCAATTTTTCTTTCATAAAGTAAATCTGCAATATTTGGTTTTCTTTGAGGCTCACTTATTTTGTATACTACCTCAACATCTCCTATCCTTTTATCGGATAAAAATTCTGCAGTATGCTCAGTTGCAAGTAGCTTGTATTCCAGACTTTTAAGCAATATGGCAGTCTGCAATAGTTTTTCCTTGTTTTCAAATCCACCCGCGCTGATAAGAACAGAACCCTGTTTTGGCAAAGAGTACCCAACAGATGTCAAGCCCTTTGCAAGCGCATCATAGAAACTATCTCCAAAACATGCAGCCTCTCCAGTAGATTGCATTTCTACACCTAGTATGACATCAGCTCCATCAAGTTGCATAAAGGAAAACTGTGGAACCTTGATTCCATAATGATGTATTTTACGCCACCTGTCTTTTGCGATGGTTGGAAGTGACTTTCCAAGCACTGCACGTGCTGCCAAGTTGATGAGGTTCATCCTTACAAATTTTGAGACAAATGGCATGGAACGTGATGCCCTGATGTTGAGCTCTATGACATAGACTTGGTCTTGATTTATTAGAAATTGGAGGTTAAATGGGCCCTTGATTTTAAATGCAATTGCAACTTTTTTTGCATAATCAAGTATTGTATCAATCACCTTATTATTCAAAGTCCATGGTGGAATGCACATCATAGAATCGCCAGAATGAACACCTGCACCTTCAATGTGTTCAATTACTGCACCAATCACTACGTTTTTTCCATCCCCCACGCCATCCACTTCAGCCTCCAGTGAATTTAGCATGAACTTTGTTATGACTACCGGATAATCAGGTGAAACATTTGTTGCCTCTGCAAGATATTGTTTGAGTTGCGTTTCTGACCATACAACTTTCATGGCAGCTCCACTTAGTACATATGAAGGTCTCACAAGAACTGGATAACCAACTTTTATCGCAAATTTTTTGGCATCGCCAAGACTCGAAAATGCTTGCCAAGGCGGCTGTCGGATATTTAGTTCATCTAATACTTTGCTAAAAGTTGAACGGTTCTCAGCCCTGTCAATGTCTTCAAAAGACGTGCCAATTATTTTTATTCCATTTTGTGCAAGTTTTGGTGTAAGGTTGTTTGCAATCTGTCCTCCTACTGCAGTAACAATGCCATCTGGTTTTTCAAAGTCTGTGATATCCAACACTCGCTCAAGTGTAAGCTCTTCAAAGTATAGCCTATCACAGATGTCATAATCAGTCGATACCGTCTCAGGATTACAGTTGATCACAGAGACTTCTTTTACCCCATTCTCTTTTAGTCCCCAGACCATGTTTACCGTTCCCCAGTCAAACTCTACACTGCTTCCAATTCTATAAGGACCGGCACCGAGTACTATGATTTTTTGAGAGTCAGATACTACCTCGAAATCATTAACTTTTCCACCATATGTGAGATACAGATAATTTGTTTTGGCAGGCCATTCTGCTGCCAAAGTGTCAATTCGTTTTACTACAGGTATAATTCCTGCCGCTTTTCTTATTTTTCTAATATCAAGATCATCTTTTCCAACAAGCCTTCCAATCTGCTTGTCCGAGAATCCAAATTGTTTTGCTTCATGTAATAAGTTGTCGTCAAGTGTAGACTCTTTGAGTTTTTTCTCAGTTTTTACTATATTTTCAATTTTTTCAATAAACCACGGATCAATTGCAGAAAGTTTGTAGATTTGTTCTATCGACATTTTTTGCCGCAGTGCTTCTGCCACATAGTACAAAATATGATCATCTGATTTTTGCAGTTTATTTTCAATTTCTTCAATGTCACATTTTTTATCAGGATTACGGTTTGCAACAAGCCCATCATTTCCAATCTCAAGCATTCGTATTGCTTTTTGTAGAGATTCTTCAAAACATCTACCAACCCCCATTACTTCGCCTACAGATTTCATTGTAGGGCCCAAGTTACGATTTGCAAGCTCAAACTTGCTAAAGTCCCACCTAGGGTGTTTACATACAATATAGTCAAGGGACGGCTCAAAACATGCAGTAGTTGTCTTGGTGATTCTGTTTACAAGTTCTGGAAGAGTGTGACCCATTACAATTTTTGCAGCCATGTATGCAATAGGATACCCAGTTGCTTTGCTTGCAAGAGCAGATGAACGAGAAAGTCTTGGATTCATCTCGATTGCAACATACTTGTCGGAATTTGGATCTAGTGCAAATTGTACATTACATTCCCCAACAATTCCAACATGTTTTGCAGCACGTAACGCTGCAGAGCGTAACATCTGGTATTCATAATTATCAAGCGTCTGAGAGGGTGCAACTACAATATTGTCACCGGTGTGTACTCGCATTGATAGAACATTTTCCATGTTGCATATGATGACATTATTTCCTGCATAGTCTGCCATGACTTCATACTCAATTTGTTTCCAGTGTCCAATGTATTCTTCAATCAATACTTGTCCTACAAGACTTGCATTAAGACCCCTTGCTACAATTTCATGGAGTTCAATTTCATTGTGTGCAACTCCTCCACCTTTTCCTCCAAGCGTGTACGCAACACGTATGATTACGGGGTAGCCAATGTCTTTTGCAACTTTTTTTGCCTCTTCAAAGTTATAGACAGTTCTGCTTTTGAGTACTGGTACATTACATCCTATCATAGAGTCCTTGAAGAGTTGTCGGTCTTCAGTAGCTTGAATTCCACCTACTTGAGTTCCAAGCACCTTTACGCCATATTTTTTTAGAACTCCGAGTTCTTCCAGTTTTACCCCACAGTTAAGTGCAGTTTGGCCTCCAAAGCCAAGCATTAGACCATCAGGCCTCTCTGCTTCTATGATAGATTCTACATATTGTGGATTAACTGGAATAGAGTACACCCTGTCTGCAAATCTTGTATCAGTTTGTATTGTTGCAATATTTGGATTTACAAGAACACTCTTGATTCCCTCTTCCTGGATGGCTTTGAGGCACTGGCTACCGGAGTAGTCGAATTGACGGTCATTTTGTGACTTTCGCCTGCTTCTCCGATTTTGATTGCCCCACTTCCAAGAACCAGAATCTTCTTTAATGACTCATCTTTTGGCATTGTCCTCCCCTATGAGTTTATTGAGCTCTTCAAAAATAAACATACAATCAAAAGGTCCAGGTGATGCCTCCGGATGAAATTGTACAGCAATTATTTTCTTTTGCTTGTGTTTTATTCCCTCTACTGTTTTATCATCAGCATTTGTAAACCACAATTTAAAATCAGTATTTTCTAGCGAGTCAGGATTAATACAATATCCATGATTCTGACTTGTCACATAGACTTGGTTAGTGTCAAGATTGATGCAAGACTTGTTTTGCCCTCGATGACCATATTTTAGCTTGTACGTACTTGCACCACCTGCAAGCCCTAGGATTTGTGCCCCAAGACAAATTCCCAATGTCGGAATATTTTTTTCAATTACTTGTTTTGCAATTGTCATTGTTTCAGCACATTTGATTGGATCACCAGGTCCATTTGAAAATATTATTCCCTTTGGATTGTATGACAAAATCTTTTCAAGTGAATAGTTCCAAGGAACTTTGATTACATTATAGCCAAGACTTCGGACATTTCGCAATATGGAGTTTTTTACACCAGTATCAATCACCACGATTGATTCAGATCCAGAGCCAAACGTTTGAGGTTCTTTTATAGATACAGCATTCATAAATTCCTCGTCATTATATTTTGTAGCAGACTCGAGTTTCTTTTTAATTTCTTGCACATCAATTGGAGTATCAGATACGGCAAGTGCAGCCATCATCACTCCACTTGTTCTAAGTTTCATGGTAAGATCCCTAGTATCAATTCCTGAAATTCCAGGGATTTTTTCACTATAAAGCCACTCATCCAGAGTCATTGCGACATTCCAATGACTTGCAGTGAGAGACAATTCGTGAACCACAAGACCTCTTGCCTGTATTGCTTCAGACTCTGTGTTTTTTCGTATGCCATCAGGATCTTTTGCAGTAGGATCAGGAACACCATAGTTCCCAACAAGAGGATACGTAAGTGTTAGAATCTGCCCACTGTACGACGGATCCGTGAGCGCCTCAACATATCCAGTCATTCCTGTATTAAATACTGCCTCGCCAAACGCCACAGTCGGATATCCAAAACCCATTCCTTCAAAAATGGTACCATCTTCTAAAATCAACATACCAAACTTGTTTGCATGTTTGGCTTTTTTTGTTGGAATCCTTGAAACCCTCTGCATGTGGATTTTAATAGAGATTTAAATTTTATGGCGATCTAAGATTTGAATTCCCACTAGAATATCAGGTTAATGGAAAATGTTTGGAAAAATAAGATTCAGAGTGCTTTGAACTGCTCAGTCCATTTGTAATATGCACGTATCATTTCCATACTTACACTTGGCTTTCTTCTTGAAATTATTTCTTTAAAGTCTGCAGTTGTCAATACACGCGGTTGTGATTTTGGCTCACCCAACACCTCTTCTCCAAAGTGTGGAGAGTGGAACAAATCATTTACCACCATCAACTGGGCAGACTGACATATATCTTTGACATCAGATGCGCTATATCCATCTGCCAATTTTGCAAGCTCAAGTGACTTTACTTTGTCATCTTTGTGTAACTGCGATGTATAGAGTTCAAAGAGATTTTCTCTTGCCTCAAGAGATGGAAGTGAAACATATACTCTCTTGGTAAATCTCCTAAGAAACGGCCAGTCAAGACTCCATGGCTTGTTTGTTGCACCAATGACATATAGCTTGAGATCTTTTCCCTTACCATTTATTCCATCCATTTCGGTTAAAAATTGGTTTTTGACACGAATCTCTCCACCAATCTCACTATTACGA
Coding sequences within:
- a CDS encoding cupredoxin domain-containing protein; protein product: MKRSSFIIPIIAVIIGIAFLTFFEVYRIANTSVDITHGSGSSTHPDCVSTKSCYYPNPLIISRGDTVTWTNKDSLRHTVTSGIPTGDVAGTIFDSKVIEPEQTFKFTFTNTGTYDYFCIIHPWIQGQIIVK
- the purD gene encoding phosphoribosylamine--glycine ligase; translated protein: MVNILIVGSGGREHAIGWKLAQSSKVDNVYFAPGNGGTTNNVCISSDDIEGLAKFAKENDCITVVGPEIPLSNGIVDEFTKKGLGIFGPTKNAAQLESSKIWAKNFMQRNGILTARFEVFDDPNKAIDFAKSVDFRLVVKADGLAAGKGVIVCNSSSEAVDAINKMLVHKSFGNAGLKIILEERIDGVEASFIALSDGNIAYSMATSQDHKRIYDDDKGPNTGGMGTYSPTPVIDDFTANEIQKNVIEKTITSMKKEGIVFKGFLYAGIMLKDGKSYVLEFNARMGDPECQSIMMRMDSDLFEYVQASIDGTLSSLPQMSWKKQSAVCVILASKGYPESYPTGEEILGLDDLTPNSQVFHSGTRNENGRILTSGGRVLGVTAVGETLGDAIANAYLRVGKINWPSKYCRTDIGKKGLTWHK
- a CDS encoding metallophosphoesterase; this encodes MVKTRIIPSQPALILEDIQRFLVVTDLHIGFEIGMISNDINVRPEEIVEEIHLTLNSLIKSEKLDNLIILGDIKSGIDSISKIEWQTVPMFFEIGKKINTLVVPGNHDGNLAHLIPDYITMTGPSGLVIGDTLLTHGHVMPSENFSHVDKIIMGHLHPVYFQEGSVLDGQRLWVSIKTRKQNIFPSSKGEIEIIIMPSFNKYFYATHKHYHKKSISPILARIKEDYSAKIVTLDGSIIGDESILKNIV
- the carA gene encoding glutamine-hydrolyzing carbamoyl-phosphate synthase small subunit, with product MQRVSRIPTKKAKHANKFGMLILEDGTIFEGMGFGYPTVAFGEAVFNTGMTGYVEALTDPSYSGQILTLTYPLVGNYGVPDPTAKDPDGIRKNTESEAIQARGLVVHELSLTASHWNVAMTLDEWLYSEKIPGISGIDTRDLTMKLRTSGVMMAALAVSDTPIDVQEIKKKLESATKYNDEEFMNAVSIKEPQTFGSGSESIVVIDTGVKNSILRNVRSLGYNVIKVPWNYSLEKILSYNPKGIIFSNGPGDPIKCAETMTIAKQVIEKNIPTLGICLGAQILGLAGGASTYKLKYGHRGQNKSCINLDTNQVYVTSQNHGYCINPDSLENTDFKLWFTNADDKTVEGIKHKQKKIIAVQFHPEASPGPFDCMFIFEELNKLIGEDNAKR